CGGAACCGGTGGCGATGAGGGTGTAATCGCTATTTACGACGACCTCGCCGTCGGGGCCCTGGTAGGTCATCACGCCGGGCGCCTCCAGGCGTCCCTCGGCCTCCACCAGCTCCACCCCCGCTTCCTTCAGCAGGCCGCGGATGCCGGTCACCAGCCGGTGGACCGTATCGTCCTTCCGCTTGCGGAGCGCGTCGAGGTCGTAGCGGAGGTTATCCAGCAAAAGGCCCGAGCGCCGTAAGCCCTTGCCGGAGAGCTCGGCGTAGAGCGCCGCGGCGTGGACCAGGGTCTTGGTCGGGATGCAGCCGACGTGGAGGCAGGTGCCGCCGAGCCAGCGCCGCTCGATGAGGGTCACGCCTGCGCCGAGCTGGGCCGCGCGCAGGGCGCCCACGTATCCGGCGGGGCCGCCGCCGAGGATGCCTATCCGAATCACGGTACGACCTTTCGCGAAGGGATGACGGACCCGGTAAATTAGCACATCGGGGCGCCGGAGTCAACGCGGGAACCGCCGGTCGCGCCCCGCCGCTTCTTTACAAAAAGGCTGATACGGCACCGACCGACCCCCCTTTTGCAACCGCCCGCGGGGTGGTACGATTACCCAATCCGTTCCCCAGGGAGGAGACGCCGTGAAACGGTTCATTTTAGCCCTCGTGATAACCGCCGCCGCCGCCCCGGCCGCCTACGACGCCTACGCGACGGGGGCGCAGGGCTCGGTGGCCGTGAGCGACGACGCCCGGGCGCTGTGGATCAACCCCGCCGGTCTGGCCCAAAGATTTTCGATGAACGCCTACCTCTCCTGGGGCTCGAGCGGCGAGGCGTGGGAGGATTGGTCCATCGGGCTCCAGCTGGGCGGCCTGGGGTTCGGTTACCGGGGCGCGCCGGCGGCCGCGGACCCCGATTCACGCGAAAACGCCTACAGCCTGGCCCTGGGGTTCGGCGCCGAGGCCTTTAGTCTGGGCCTTTCGTTGGACTGGCATAACCGCACAAATACCCCCGAGGACCCGCGGGCCTTCGACATGCGCTTCGGCGTTTTGAGCCGGCCCGTCCAGTTCCTCTCCATCGGCGCCACGGTGGACAACGCCCTGGGCGATTCGCTGGCCGGCGTCCCCCTCGCGCGGACCTGGACCGGGGGTGTCGGCCTGCGGCCCCTGGCTATCTTCCTCCCCGGCAATCAGGACCTTCTCACCGTGAGCTTCGACGTGGGCTGGCGGGAGGACTCGAGCGCGGGCGCCGCCGGTCCCGGCGAGAAAGAGGGGCTCTTCTGGAGGTTGGGGGCCGAGGCCCGCCCGCTGACCGGACTGGCGCTCAACTTCGCGTACTCCGACGACGGGGAGATGAGCCTCGGGGCCAGCCTGGACCTCGATTATCTGACCCTGGGCTGGGGCGGGTCGCTCGCAGACGGGAACCTCTCGAGCCAGGGCGCTTCCATCGCCTTCTGCCTGGACCGCCGGGAACCGCTTCTGGACCTGGCGCCGGCGCAGGTGCTGGTGCTCGAGGTCTCGGGGACGATAGACGACGAGCCGCCCTTCTTCTCCCTCCTGGGCTCGGGGGGCGGGAGCGACCTGACCGACCTCCTGCGCGACCTGAAGCGCGCCCGGGAGGACTCCGACGTGAACGCCGTGCTCCTGGAGATACAGCCCATCAGCGGCTCATTCGCGGGTCTGTCGGCGGCGGTGCAGGAGCTGGGGTCGGAGATTGACCGCACCCGCGCCGCGGGGATACCGGTCTACGCCGTGTTCACCGGCGAGGGGGCCAACCCGGCCACCTACTACCTGGCCTGCCACGCGGACAAGATTTTCATCCCCCGGGTGAGCGTCCTGGAGGGCTTCGGCCTCGTCATGCACGTGATGCGCTACGGCGGGCTCGCCGAGGGGTACGGGGTGGACCTGGAGACGATCACCGCCGGCGATTACAAGTCCAGCTTCTTCCCCACCACCAAGGGGGCGTCCGAGGTCCAGGCCAAGGCGCTCCAAGAGATGTTGGAGGGGGTCCACGCCCAGCTCCTGTCACTCATCGGCGAACGCCGGGGCCTGAGCCCGACGCGGCTCGCCGAGCTCACCGACGCCTTCGTCATCCACCCCGACGACGCCCTCGAGCTGGGGCTTGTGGACGGGAACGGAGGGGTTGAGGAGGCGCTGGTGGCCCTGGCGCGCGCCGCGGGTGCGAATCCCGAAAATGCGGACGACGTCCCCCTGGTCGAGGTGGCCTCCCGGCAGTACTGGGAGAACGAATGGGGCGACCGGCCCCGCATCGCCGTCATCGGGGCCTACGGCTCCATCGAGGTGGGCCAGAGCTCCTACAGCATCGTGGACGGCTCGAAGGTGATGGGCT
This window of the bacterium genome carries:
- the sppA gene encoding signal peptide peptidase SppA, whose translation is MKRFILALVITAAAAPAAYDAYATGAQGSVAVSDDARALWINPAGLAQRFSMNAYLSWGSSGEAWEDWSIGLQLGGLGFGYRGAPAAADPDSRENAYSLALGFGAEAFSLGLSLDWHNRTNTPEDPRAFDMRFGVLSRPVQFLSIGATVDNALGDSLAGVPLARTWTGGVGLRPLAIFLPGNQDLLTVSFDVGWREDSSAGAAGPGEKEGLFWRLGAEARPLTGLALNFAYSDDGEMSLGASLDLDYLTLGWGGSLADGNLSSQGASIAFCLDRREPLLDLAPAQVLVLEVSGTIDDEPPFFSLLGSGGGSDLTDLLRDLKRAREDSDVNAVLLEIQPISGSFAGLSAAVQELGSEIDRTRAAGIPVYAVFTGEGANPATYYLACHADKIFIPRVSVLEGFGLVMHVMRYGGLAEGYGVDLETITAGDYKSSFFPTTKGASEVQAKALQEMLEGVHAQLLSLIGERRGLSPTRLAELTDAFVIHPDDALELGLVDGNGGVEEALVALARAAGANPENADDVPLVEVASRQYWENEWGDRPRIAVIGAYGSIEVGQSSYSIVDGSKVMGSQTIAAELDDARRDPLVKAIVLRIDSGGGSGIASDEIARAVERCTADGKPVIASMGDVAASGGYWIACPADFIYASGSTYTGSIGVVNLIPSLERLFEENGVVREVYQKGKSANIGDIGHRLTDEERTAIENELAYFYDIFINLVAENRGMDPEAVRAVAGGRVWTGSEALERGLVDGLGGLREAVELARREGGIDHPDPDLATYCSFGSVILKHIGGYLTDLFNQDPFSESELEL